A window from Thiosulfatimonas sediminis encodes these proteins:
- a CDS encoding type II secretion system protein: MSVQVLKARCQRGFTLVEIAIVLVIVGLIFGAGVSSIGAYLDNVKQNHTMNNLQLTKRATLDFVMVNYHMPCPDTDGDGRENRDADSKACASAIGTVPYIDIGRSRADSSDDYGNVFAYGVTLDVTSQAQMVAVTGTTAEELYGRFEPSYFANQLVASDANTAKPSNFKIAITLPLFGLDTPPTSQVPATADKNYVICKNTTDSCSAATDATQIEVEDIPAVIVAFNENGSGQGLAECNSNNWSARDQENCDGDLYLLKNYFSSGEYDDQLVTISAYEIKQQVLDRLNGLTLEPTGPGYAGYEVIYLRNVDNANDLNVGNGEDNSFYIGAKQDENGDVIDGDGAEAGDLSAVVNLKDGDDRLYLEGSVVSGGNADLGDGNDRLTVEGSIIGVVTLGTGSDIAIIESGVSGTFDAGDGNDTIDIYGTIQDGATVSSGGKDNKESDNDTLTFHGSVMNGEIDMGDGNDTMRFTAASGNLSFGDDAIVDGESGNNTIEVENMTVAEFEALINESISDNSGKFRNFSIIQLKD, translated from the coding sequence ATGAGCGTTCAAGTCTTGAAAGCTAGGTGTCAACGGGGCTTTACTTTAGTTGAAATCGCCATTGTGTTAGTGATTGTTGGTTTAATTTTCGGTGCTGGTGTCTCTTCTATTGGCGCTTATTTAGATAACGTCAAGCAGAATCACACGATGAATAACTTGCAGCTTACCAAACGTGCCACTCTTGACTTTGTTATGGTGAATTATCATATGCCTTGTCCGGATACTGATGGGGATGGTCGAGAAAATCGTGATGCAGATTCTAAAGCGTGCGCTTCAGCGATCGGAACAGTGCCCTATATTGACATAGGGCGCTCTCGCGCGGATTCGAGTGATGACTACGGGAACGTATTTGCTTATGGTGTTACGCTTGATGTAACCAGTCAAGCGCAAATGGTTGCTGTAACCGGCACCACGGCAGAAGAGTTGTATGGACGGTTTGAACCGAGTTATTTTGCCAATCAATTAGTCGCTTCTGATGCCAATACAGCCAAACCATCTAATTTTAAAATTGCGATTACATTGCCGTTATTTGGGTTAGATACGCCTCCAACCAGTCAAGTTCCCGCAACCGCGGACAAGAATTATGTTATCTGTAAAAATACCACTGACAGTTGTTCTGCGGCGACCGATGCAACACAGATTGAAGTCGAAGATATCCCAGCTGTGATAGTGGCATTTAATGAAAATGGTTCTGGACAAGGGCTTGCAGAGTGCAATAGCAATAACTGGAGCGCACGTGATCAAGAAAATTGCGATGGCGACCTGTACTTATTAAAAAATTATTTCTCCAGTGGCGAGTATGACGATCAGTTGGTCACTATTTCTGCTTACGAAATCAAACAGCAAGTATTAGATCGTTTAAATGGTTTGACGTTGGAGCCGACAGGCCCTGGTTATGCTGGTTATGAGGTTATCTATTTGCGAAATGTCGATAATGCAAACGATTTGAACGTTGGTAATGGTGAGGATAATTCGTTCTATATCGGAGCCAAGCAAGATGAAAATGGCGATGTTATTGATGGCGACGGTGCCGAGGCTGGTGATTTGTCTGCGGTGGTTAATTTAAAAGACGGTGACGATCGATTGTATCTTGAAGGCAGTGTGGTTTCGGGTGGTAACGCCGATTTAGGCGATGGCAATGATCGCTTAACCGTTGAAGGGTCTATTATTGGTGTCGTTACTTTGGGTACGGGCTCTGATATCGCGATTATAGAAAGTGGTGTCTCCGGCACCTTTGATGCCGGAGATGGTAACGATACTATTGATATTTATGGAACCATTCAGGATGGTGCGACAGTCTCTTCTGGTGGTAAGGATAACAAAGAGAGTGATAATGACACCTTAACGTTCCATGGTTCAGTAATGAATGGAGAGATTGATATGGGTGACGGTAACGATACGATGCGCTTTACTGCTGCCTCAGGTAATTTGTCTTTTGGCGATGATGCTATTGTTGATGGAGAGTCGGGCAATAATACGATTGAAGTTGAAAATATGACTGTTGCAGAATTTGAGGCGTTAATTAACGAAAGCATCTCGGACAATTCTGGGAAGTTTAGAAATTTCAGTATTATCCAGCTTAAAGACTAA
- a CDS encoding ATP-binding protein, whose amino-acid sequence MTSFEIVSAVVATAILSGSALVGFFYVRNTRRLSLALSELHALNHKLEHDAINFFRKAWPVLHAIGVQQIAAKIRWFGEDKQIQLGEPTESHSIQEYKQFEHGQMAFDVVLRLPRKVARVGTMHNLVLQTFFNILEQDILLKEQQVTSTQKRLERYQMFVQHEIKNIAQFISLLSTQVERIESDEDKIRLVARLKKTLPTMAERAQKTIQTMKDPSLSKEKQTTFDVTEVLKEVVQMFDLPCKVLGSAEVVMRRELLLEVFKNVLGNFRDHNVGNELTIYVADNAQPNKVEIQIQNRNIPGLMLHPERMFEPFWTTSASGLGLGLFLARELLKQVAGEIKFHQTSQHFGFVISVPKERLE is encoded by the coding sequence GTGACCTCATTCGAAATTGTCAGTGCGGTAGTTGCTACCGCTATTCTTTCCGGCAGCGCTCTTGTCGGCTTTTTTTATGTGCGTAATACGCGTCGTTTAAGTTTGGCATTGAGCGAGCTGCACGCCTTAAATCACAAGCTCGAACATGATGCGATTAACTTTTTTCGCAAGGCTTGGCCCGTGTTGCACGCCATTGGTGTGCAGCAAATAGCGGCCAAAATCCGCTGGTTTGGTGAAGATAAGCAAATACAGCTTGGCGAGCCGACAGAAAGTCATTCCATTCAAGAATACAAACAGTTTGAACATGGTCAAATGGCGTTTGACGTGGTTTTACGTCTGCCGCGCAAAGTGGCTCGTGTCGGCACTATGCACAACTTAGTGCTACAAACGTTTTTTAATATTTTGGAACAAGACATTCTTCTCAAAGAACAGCAGGTTACCTCTACGCAAAAGCGCTTGGAGCGTTATCAGATGTTTGTACAGCATGAGATTAAGAACATCGCCCAGTTTATTAGCTTGCTCAGTACGCAAGTGGAGCGTATCGAATCGGACGAGGATAAAATTCGTCTAGTCGCGCGTTTAAAAAAGACCTTGCCAACCATGGCAGAACGCGCTCAAAAAACGATTCAAACCATGAAAGACCCCAGTCTGTCGAAAGAAAAACAGACTACGTTTGATGTCACGGAAGTGCTTAAAGAAGTGGTACAGATGTTTGACCTGCCTTGTAAAGTGCTGGGCTCTGCAGAAGTGGTGATGCGCCGAGAGTTGCTTTTAGAGGTGTTTAAAAATGTGCTGGGCAATTTTCGCGACCACAATGTTGGCAATGAATTAACAATCTATGTTGCGGATAACGCCCAGCCCAATAAAGTTGAAATTCAAATTCAAAACCGCAACATTCCCGGTTTAATGCTGCATCCAGAGCGGATGTTTGAGCCTTTTTGGACAACCAGCGCAAGTGGCTTGGGTTTGGGATTGTTTTTAGCGCGCGAACTGCTAAAGCAGGTTGCCGGTGAAATTAAATTCCACCAAACCAGCCAGCACTTTGGTTTTGTTATCAGCGTGCCTAAAGAGCGCTTAGAGTGA
- a CDS encoding prepilin-type N-terminal cleavage/methylation domain-containing protein: MPLSISKRVLIRGFSLLELALAIVILGILLLIFNGVFKLFFETDHRIQQIYENKLIQDAMETYVAVNFRLPCPDTDGDGYENPSKTTPLSAVSDVCSADSGGLPYNELGTKSSDAWGNGYFYKVIASASDTTKTVNVCESASFFGRSGVLEDAGLQICTSTNEVACDDLGLCPNGGTWIGATLNGNYSPYGNLYTPTTDALEVKLDDVTGTIEDTGVLAVVISWGANGDQANNANCPSDLNSNEKENCDGDDEFIKTQKGLDRDYLVPITLFQAKKAMVASRRFK, encoded by the coding sequence ATGCCGTTGAGTATTTCTAAGCGTGTTTTGATTCGTGGATTTTCACTGCTTGAATTGGCTTTGGCAATTGTCATACTCGGCATATTGTTGCTTATATTTAATGGGGTGTTTAAATTGTTTTTTGAAACGGATCACCGCATCCAGCAGATTTATGAAAATAAACTTATTCAAGATGCGATGGAAACTTATGTAGCGGTTAACTTTCGTCTTCCATGTCCTGATACTGACGGTGATGGTTATGAAAATCCATCAAAAACCACACCGTTGTCTGCTGTCAGTGATGTCTGTTCTGCGGATTCGGGTGGTCTGCCTTACAATGAATTGGGCACAAAATCGAGCGATGCTTGGGGTAATGGTTATTTTTACAAGGTTATTGCATCCGCCTCAGATACAACGAAAACGGTTAATGTTTGCGAGTCAGCGAGTTTTTTTGGGCGTTCTGGTGTTTTAGAAGATGCAGGCTTGCAAATCTGCACCTCAACGAATGAAGTGGCTTGCGATGATCTCGGTTTATGTCCGAACGGCGGTACTTGGATTGGTGCAACCCTTAATGGGAATTATTCGCCTTATGGAAATCTTTATACACCAACAACCGATGCCCTCGAAGTAAAGTTAGATGACGTTACGGGTACGATTGAAGATACAGGCGTTTTAGCTGTGGTCATTTCATGGGGGGCAAATGGCGATCAGGCAAATAATGCCAACTGCCCCTCTGACTTAAACAGCAATGAAAAAGAAAATTGTGATGGCGATGATGAATTTATAAAAACGCAAAAAGGCTTAGATCGCGATTATCTTGTACCGATAACCTTATTTCAGGCAAAAAAAGCGATGGTTGCCTCAAGGAGATTTAAATGA
- the ybeY gene encoding rRNA maturation RNase YbeY: MLEIDLQWAIEPQAMPTQAQCEKWVQAALQHDHAYQTVEMVVRIVDGAESQALNNDYRGMDKPTNVLSFPFEQPPGLLELGEELPYLGDLVICADVVADEAREQNKPLEAHWAHMIVHGTLHLQGYDHIEEVEALEMENLERDIMHALGFDDPYAQDEM, encoded by the coding sequence ATGTTAGAAATCGATTTGCAATGGGCCATTGAGCCGCAAGCCATGCCCACTCAAGCGCAGTGCGAAAAATGGGTGCAGGCGGCTTTGCAGCATGACCATGCTTACCAAACGGTAGAAATGGTGGTGCGTATTGTCGATGGCGCTGAAAGTCAGGCCTTAAACAACGACTATCGCGGCATGGATAAACCAACGAATGTGTTGTCGTTTCCGTTTGAGCAGCCGCCCGGTTTGTTGGAGTTGGGCGAAGAGTTGCCCTATTTGGGTGATTTGGTAATTTGCGCGGATGTGGTTGCCGATGAAGCACGCGAACAGAACAAACCGCTGGAAGCGCATTGGGCGCACATGATTGTGCACGGCACCTTGCATTTGCAAGGCTATGACCATATAGAAGAAGTTGAAGCGTTGGAGATGGAAAATCTTGAACGTGACATTATGCACGCTTTGGGGTTTGATGACCCCTATGCGCAAGATGAAATGTAA
- a CDS encoding porin, whose product MKKNLIALAIASAIAAPVAMADAPTLYGQLNLNYAKIDGQDGTVNSTDSRMGVKGSEDLGDGLKAVYGIEFSIDTVADGSGASLSARNQYLGLAGGFGTVLMGRHDTPTKMTQVTDLFPDGAADIKNLTNGLDSAEIRATDVLAYVSPSFGGVKVLAAAVLDEDKTNNWNNVAVTYGSTKDGLYLAAAYQEADMDITYVRVGAQYKTGGLITSVMYQDNSGNDTAEGNFTQLQAGYKIGKFMPKVKYVMTSNDTTNSDEDAFAVGLNYSLGKKTTAYIYMADRQDVGKADAEYILGMVHKF is encoded by the coding sequence ATGAAAAAGAATTTAATCGCTCTAGCAATCGCTTCTGCAATCGCCGCTCCAGTAGCAATGGCTGATGCCCCAACTCTTTACGGTCAACTAAACCTAAACTACGCAAAAATTGACGGTCAAGACGGAACTGTAAACTCTACTGATTCTCGCATGGGTGTTAAAGGTTCTGAAGACCTAGGTGACGGGCTTAAAGCGGTTTACGGTATTGAGTTTTCAATAGATACCGTTGCTGATGGTTCCGGTGCATCTCTTTCAGCTCGTAACCAGTACCTAGGTTTGGCTGGTGGTTTTGGTACGGTTCTTATGGGTCGTCATGACACACCAACTAAAATGACTCAAGTAACTGACTTGTTCCCAGACGGTGCGGCTGATATCAAAAACCTGACTAACGGTCTAGACAGCGCTGAAATCCGTGCAACTGATGTACTAGCATACGTTTCTCCATCTTTCGGTGGCGTTAAAGTGCTTGCTGCTGCGGTTCTAGATGAAGACAAAACTAATAACTGGAACAACGTTGCGGTAACTTACGGTTCAACCAAAGACGGTCTATACCTAGCTGCGGCTTACCAAGAAGCTGATATGGACATCACTTACGTTCGTGTTGGTGCGCAATATAAAACTGGTGGTTTAATCACTTCTGTTATGTACCAAGATAACTCTGGTAATGATACTGCTGAAGGTAACTTCACTCAGCTACAAGCCGGTTACAAAATCGGTAAATTTATGCCGAAAGTTAAATACGTGATGACTTCTAACGATACAACTAACTCTGATGAAGATGCTTTTGCTGTAGGTCTTAATTACTCTTTAGGTAAGAAAACTACTGCTTACATCTACATGGCTGATCGTCAAGACGTAGGTAAAGCGGACGCTGAATACATCCTAGGTATGGTTCACAAATTCTAA
- the rpsI gene encoding 30S ribosomal protein S9, with protein MATEQFYGTGRRKSSVARVFLRAGSGKMVVNGRDITEYFARETDLMVINQPLQATESLEQFDAYITVVGGGTTGQAGAIRHGLARALVTFSEENRPALRARGLLTRDARQVERKKVGLRKARRRPQFSKR; from the coding sequence ATGGCAACAGAACAATTTTACGGTACAGGTCGTCGTAAGAGCTCAGTAGCACGTGTATTCCTACGCGCTGGATCTGGCAAAATGGTCGTAAACGGTCGTGATATCACAGAATATTTCGCTCGTGAAACTGACCTAATGGTGATCAATCAGCCTCTACAAGCAACCGAAAGCCTAGAACAGTTTGATGCTTACATCACTGTTGTTGGTGGTGGTACAACTGGTCAGGCTGGTGCAATTCGCCACGGTTTAGCGCGTGCGCTAGTCACTTTTAGTGAAGAAAACCGTCCAGCATTACGTGCGCGTGGTTTATTAACTCGTGACGCGCGTCAAGTTGAGCGTAAAAAAGTCGGTCTACGCAAAGCACGTCGTCGTCCGCAGTTCTCAAAACGTTAA
- the rplM gene encoding 50S ribosomal protein L13 codes for MKTFVAKPAEIKRDWYVVDADGKTLGRLAAEIATRLRGKHKPEYTPHADCGDYIVVVNAEKVAVTGNKRKDKMYHHVTGYVGNLKSTNFEKLIDKAPSRPIEFAVKGMLPKGPLGRAMFKKLKVYAGTEHPHTAQQPKALDI; via the coding sequence ATGAAAACATTTGTTGCAAAACCAGCTGAAATCAAACGCGACTGGTATGTTGTTGACGCCGATGGTAAAACGTTAGGTCGTCTTGCTGCGGAAATTGCTACTCGTCTACGTGGTAAGCATAAGCCTGAGTACACTCCGCACGCTGATTGTGGTGATTACATTGTTGTTGTTAATGCTGAGAAAGTTGCTGTTACTGGTAACAAGCGTAAAGACAAAATGTACCACCATGTAACGGGCTATGTAGGTAACTTAAAATCAACCAACTTTGAAAAGTTGATTGATAAAGCGCCTAGCCGCCCAATCGAGTTTGCGGTTAAAGGGATGTTGCCAAAAGGGCCTTTAGGTCGTGCAATGTTCAAAAAGCTAAAAGTGTATGCTGGAACTGAACATCCGCATACTGCTCAACAACCAAAAGCGCTTGATATTTAA
- a CDS encoding prepilin-type N-terminal cleavage/methylation domain-containing protein: MNSIEKLIAKRKQRQAQKGFTLVEIAIVLVIIGLLLGGVLKGQELIENTKLKAVKTDSDGISAAVLGYQDRFRSLPGDDADADGHTGADVTEGNGDGVISTTEGVQAWDHLRRTGFMSGSGTDAPINSFGGDITIFSATGGLVICQKGLDQAQMRLVDSRYDDGLGSDDTKATSGAIYYVIATGTALTTPFPVAAGELCIQY, translated from the coding sequence ATGAATTCTATTGAAAAATTAATCGCAAAGCGTAAACAACGCCAAGCACAAAAAGGTTTCACACTTGTTGAAATCGCAATCGTACTGGTCATTATCGGTCTGCTTTTAGGTGGTGTACTTAAAGGGCAGGAATTGATTGAAAACACTAAACTTAAAGCTGTTAAAACAGATTCGGATGGTATTTCTGCAGCAGTTCTTGGTTATCAGGATCGTTTTCGTTCACTACCAGGGGATGATGCAGACGCAGATGGTCACACAGGCGCAGATGTAACTGAAGGTAATGGTGATGGTGTTATCAGCACAACAGAGGGTGTGCAGGCTTGGGATCACTTGCGTCGTACTGGATTTATGTCAGGTTCAGGGACAGATGCTCCTATTAATTCTTTTGGTGGCGATATCACGATTTTTTCGGCTACTGGTGGGTTAGTAATTTGTCAAAAAGGTTTGGATCAAGCACAAATGCGTCTAGTTGACTCTCGATATGACGATGGTCTTGGGTCTGATGATACTAAAGCAACATCTGGAGCAATTTATTATGTTATTGCTACTGGAACTGCTCTAACGACTCCATTTCCAGTTGCAGCAGGAGAACTTTGCATTCAATACTAA
- a CDS encoding type II secretion system protein gives MWRMTFERGFTLIEVTIALLILTMAATFLVDAYMVDVKLKAPRQEDANQIAIVKALETYLRVNLHLPCPDTDGDSRENRQLSNGISVCKNREGTLPSRDLDLPSHDAWGNPYYYRVHQRAESGVYINQVCQTASVFGSSGLRGVEDLWFCPSSHLFYCAENSGASTCDDVCAQACVNDIDPRPMPFMSINPDSLAPYFHLNTPPFGTVVGSYNLILEDSTGDTVEEGVIAVVISWGENGSTVNSASCNNAPVEEIENCDGDRRFVYHPSGENKDYVQWFTVNQAKMALIKRGAFE, from the coding sequence ATGTGGCGCATGACTTTTGAACGGGGCTTCACCCTGATTGAGGTAACGATAGCATTGCTCATCCTAACGATGGCAGCGACGTTTTTAGTGGATGCCTATATGGTGGATGTCAAGCTAAAGGCGCCACGTCAAGAAGATGCGAATCAAATTGCTATCGTTAAAGCCTTAGAGACTTATTTGCGTGTGAATTTGCATTTGCCATGCCCGGATACCGATGGTGACAGTCGCGAAAATCGTCAATTGAGTAATGGCATTTCAGTTTGTAAAAATCGCGAAGGTACTTTGCCAAGCCGTGATTTGGATTTGCCCTCACATGATGCTTGGGGTAATCCTTATTATTATCGTGTGCATCAACGTGCCGAGTCGGGTGTTTATATTAATCAGGTCTGCCAGACGGCCAGTGTGTTTGGCAGCTCTGGTTTAAGAGGTGTTGAAGATTTATGGTTCTGCCCAAGCTCGCATCTTTTTTATTGTGCCGAAAATTCCGGAGCGTCAACTTGTGATGATGTTTGTGCGCAGGCTTGTGTGAATGATATTGACCCGCGGCCAATGCCATTTATGAGCATTAATCCGGATTCTCTTGCTCCTTATTTTCACTTGAACACGCCGCCATTTGGAACGGTTGTCGGCAGCTATAATTTGATATTGGAAGATTCAACGGGTGATACGGTTGAGGAGGGTGTGATTGCAGTGGTCATTTCATGGGGAGAAAACGGTAGTACAGTAAATTCTGCAAGCTGTAACAATGCACCTGTCGAAGAGATTGAAAACTGCGACGGCGATCGCCGTTTCGTTTACCATCCTTCTGGTGAAAACAAAGATTATGTGCAATGGTTTACCGTAAATCAAGCCAAAATGGCGCTTATCAAGCGCGGCGCTTTCGAATAG
- a CDS encoding response regulator — MSESLKVLLVDDDPALRGMVAFALESEGYEVDEAESQTTAKAAFENFEYPIVVLDMGMPPHEHTTKEGVDVLNWIGIYHPMTLVIVLTGQDAQATSYVVLKEGAFDFLEKPISESALVLAVKRATLFYQQNQKLRTDEGIQKMQINAPIGEGVKPVRNQAEEKMLRQILADTNFNVHESARRLGLKRENVYYLIKKYNIERPEYEGQ; from the coding sequence GTGAGCGAATCATTAAAAGTTCTTTTAGTAGATGATGATCCTGCATTACGTGGGATGGTGGCTTTTGCTTTAGAGTCAGAAGGGTATGAAGTAGACGAGGCAGAGTCACAAACAACCGCTAAAGCAGCGTTTGAAAATTTTGAATACCCAATCGTCGTATTGGATATGGGTATGCCGCCGCATGAGCACACGACTAAAGAAGGTGTTGATGTATTGAATTGGATTGGGATTTACCATCCGATGACATTGGTTATTGTTTTAACTGGGCAAGATGCGCAGGCAACTTCGTATGTAGTACTGAAAGAGGGGGCTTTTGATTTCTTAGAAAAGCCGATAAGTGAATCTGCGTTGGTTTTAGCGGTAAAGCGCGCCACGTTGTTCTACCAACAAAATCAAAAATTGCGTACCGATGAAGGTATTCAAAAAATGCAGATTAATGCCCCGATTGGCGAAGGCGTGAAGCCGGTGCGTAATCAAGCGGAAGAGAAAATGCTGCGTCAAATTTTGGCAGACACGAATTTCAATGTGCATGAATCCGCACGTCGTCTCGGATTAAAGCGTGAAAACGTCTATTATCTAATTAAAAAATACAATATTGAGCGCCCAGAGTATGAAGGGCAGTAA
- the miaB gene encoding tRNA (N6-isopentenyl adenosine(37)-C2)-methylthiotransferase MiaB: protein MSQASSANGSPFEGGLYVITYGCQMNEYDSDKMASLLQKTYGLALVEDPEDADVVLMNTCSVREKAQEKVFSELGRWSKWKAKKPNRVIGVGGCVASQEGNVIRQRAPSVDVIFGPQTLHRLPAMIDEALRMRGDETIKKKKAVIDISFPEIEKFDNLPEPEVNGVSAMVSVMEGCSKYCTFCVVPYTRGEEVSRPFEDVMREIRTLAEQGVREINLLGQNVNAYRGTMADGEIADLAVLIHGMRTIDGIDRIRYTTSHPNEMTQSLIDCYAEVPELVSHLHLPIQTGSDRILAMMKRNHMAIEYKSTIRKIRKIRPHLSLSGDFIVGFPGETCDDFKETLKLVEELNYDRSFSFIYSARPGTPAASYPDDETMDKKKRRLYHLQELLNKQTAEISESMVGTVQRILVERLSRNSFTEIAGRTENNRVVNAEGSPDLIGQFVDVKITEAFANSLKGVIVATPEADKFGVSQFHAL, encoded by the coding sequence ATGTCACAAGCTTCTTCTGCCAATGGTTCGCCTTTTGAGGGCGGTCTGTATGTGATTACTTACGGCTGTCAGATGAACGAGTATGATTCGGACAAGATGGCGAGTCTGTTGCAAAAAACTTACGGTTTAGCCTTGGTGGAAGACCCGGAAGACGCCGATGTGGTGTTGATGAACACCTGCTCGGTGCGTGAAAAAGCACAAGAGAAAGTTTTCTCCGAGTTAGGTCGTTGGTCGAAATGGAAAGCGAAAAAGCCGAACCGCGTCATTGGTGTTGGTGGCTGTGTGGCTTCACAGGAAGGCAATGTCATCCGTCAGCGTGCGCCCAGTGTGGATGTGATTTTCGGCCCGCAAACTCTGCATCGTCTACCGGCAATGATTGATGAAGCGTTACGTATGCGCGGCGATGAGACGATTAAGAAGAAAAAGGCGGTTATCGACATCTCTTTCCCGGAAATCGAGAAGTTCGATAACTTGCCGGAGCCGGAAGTCAACGGTGTATCGGCGATGGTCTCGGTGATGGAAGGGTGCTCGAAATATTGCACCTTCTGCGTGGTGCCTTATACCCGCGGCGAAGAAGTCAGTCGTCCGTTTGAAGATGTCATGCGCGAGATTCGTACGCTTGCCGAGCAAGGTGTGCGTGAAATCAATCTGCTTGGGCAGAATGTGAATGCTTATCGCGGCACGATGGCGGACGGTGAAATTGCTGATTTGGCGGTGTTGATTCATGGAATGCGCACCATCGACGGCATCGACCGGATTCGTTACACCACCTCGCACCCGAACGAGATGACCCAGTCGCTGATTGATTGTTATGCGGAAGTGCCTGAGTTGGTGTCGCATCTGCATCTGCCAATCCAAACCGGATCTGATCGCATTTTGGCGATGATGAAACGCAATCACATGGCGATCGAGTACAAATCAACCATTCGTAAAATCCGTAAGATTCGTCCGCATTTAAGTTTGTCGGGCGATTTTATCGTCGGCTTTCCGGGCGAGACCTGCGACGACTTTAAGGAGACCTTAAAGTTGGTGGAGGAGTTAAACTACGACCGTTCGTTTAGTTTCATCTATTCGGCGCGTCCAGGAACGCCGGCGGCATCTTACCCAGATGATGAAACGATGGATAAGAAAAAACGTCGTCTCTATCATTTGCAGGAGCTGTTGAATAAGCAGACCGCAGAGATTTCCGAATCGATGGTCGGCACGGTGCAGCGTATTCTGGTGGAGCGTTTGTCGCGTAATTCGTTTACCGAAATCGCCGGCCGTACGGAAAACAACCGCGTGGTGAATGCCGAAGGTTCACCGGATTTGATTGGTCAGTTTGTGGATGTCAAAATTACCGAAGCGTTTGCCAATTCTTTAAAAGGGGTGATTGTGGCCACGCCGGAAGCGGATAAGTTTGGCGTGTCACAATTTCATGCCTTGTAA
- a CDS encoding PhoH family protein: MTTLHTIQFRLAPEDNERLQNLCGWQSEHLGQVELRLGVEINHRGFLFAITGLAERIHKAEEVVRELFRLTAAETLMPEKVHLVLHQFGHDQAQALADEALIKTRRKTIKTRNKNQADYIQSIQRHDVNFGIGPAGTGKTYLAVACAVEALENEKVRRIILTRPAVEAGEKLGFLPGDLTQKVDPYLRPLFDALFEMMGFETVERLMEKNVIEVAPLAFMRGRTLNESFIILDEAQNTSTEQMKMFLTRIGFGSTAVITGDITQCDLPRSQKSGLRHVIEVLDGVEGIGFTFYQTQDVVRHRLVQKIVHAYDRYDRKQAQDKERAQQKKSADLNATPPVSSSCRGV; the protein is encoded by the coding sequence TTGACAACTCTGCACACTATTCAGTTTCGGCTTGCGCCGGAAGATAATGAACGCCTGCAAAATTTATGCGGCTGGCAAAGCGAGCATTTAGGGCAAGTTGAATTGCGTCTTGGTGTGGAAATCAATCACCGTGGTTTTTTGTTTGCGATTACCGGTTTGGCGGAGCGAATCCATAAAGCCGAAGAGGTGGTGCGTGAATTGTTTCGTCTGACGGCTGCCGAAACTTTGATGCCGGAAAAGGTGCATTTGGTGTTGCATCAGTTTGGTCATGACCAAGCGCAGGCGTTAGCGGATGAGGCGTTGATTAAGACACGCCGTAAAACCATTAAAACGCGTAATAAAAATCAAGCCGATTATATTCAGTCGATTCAACGTCACGATGTTAACTTTGGCATAGGTCCGGCCGGTACAGGAAAAACCTATCTGGCGGTCGCTTGTGCCGTCGAGGCGTTGGAAAACGAAAAGGTAAGGCGCATTATTCTGACTCGCCCAGCGGTCGAAGCCGGAGAAAAACTCGGTTTTTTACCGGGTGATTTAACTCAAAAAGTTGATCCTTATCTGCGTCCACTGTTTGATGCGCTGTTTGAAATGATGGGCTTTGAGACCGTAGAGCGCTTAATGGAAAAAAATGTGATTGAGGTTGCCCCCTTAGCATTTATGCGCGGGCGTACGCTGAACGAGTCGTTTATTATTCTGGATGAGGCGCAAAACACCAGCACTGAGCAGATGAAGATGTTTTTGACACGCATTGGTTTTGGTTCGACCGCGGTGATTACCGGTGACATTACCCAGTGCGATTTGCCGCGTAGCCAAAAATCCGGTTTGCGCCATGTGATCGAAGTGCTTGATGGGGTGGAGGGTATTGGATTTACCTTTTATCAGACGCAAGATGTGGTGCGTCATCGCTTGGTGCAAAAAATTGTTCATGCGTATGATCGTTACGACCGTAAACAAGCACAAGATAAAGAGCGCGCACAACAAAAAAAGAGTGCCGATTTAAACGCAACCCCACCAGTTTCATCCTCTTGTCGCGGAGTTTAG